Within Aphelocoma coerulescens isolate FSJ_1873_10779 chromosome 18, UR_Acoe_1.0, whole genome shotgun sequence, the genomic segment cccgatcccgatcccgatcccgatccccgCTGCGCCAGCACCGCCCCGTGTGACGTCACTCCCGCGACGCCACGTGAGTCCTGACCACGTGGGTCCCGTGCCCGCCCTTCCCTGGTGAGGCGGAGCAGGAGCGGTGAGCGGCGCGTTCCGTCGTGCTGGGAGCGGTGCTTTAAATCGCGCTGCTTTAAATCGCGCTGCTTTAAATCGCGCTGCGAGGGCGCCCGGCACGTGCGGCATCGGCACGGAGTAGTTAATTAAATAAACAGCTCGTTACATGCCGTTGGCGGGCTGCGTCTGTGCATGCACTAAGCACGGTGTTGGGTAGTGCTCTTGATCTGCGTGTGAAGGACTGCGCTTGGGGCTGGGCCTGCCAGAAATCGCCCTGCGAGGTCCTGCAGTGGGGGTGGAGCGCGCATTATGTAGCATACTGGGTGGGCACAGCGTGTATGGCGATTGGGGTATGGCTTCTACAGTCTAAATGATTCTGTTCGTTAGAAAGTGCATTAAATGCACACTGAGCGTCTTGCAGCCTTGGCTGAGCCACCTTGCTGCACAGTGTGATTCAGGAGCAAAACCCGAGCGATACAGGACAGCCTTTGCCCTTCTGGAGGTGCAGAAGTGTCCTTGCTTTTTAAATGTTAGGTGCGGCGGGGATGCACGGAGCTGTAGAGAGCGGGGAGGTGAGTCTCCACCTACGGAGCCCACGCTGGGACCCTGCCAGAGGGGTTTTTCAGCCCGCTGTGGGTGTCCACAGCCTGgcatggggctgtggggcagcaggCACAGAGAGAGGCACGTGCAGGGACGGGGTAAGCCAGGATTGCCCTGGTTTCGACAGCCTCCCACGGAGTCCTCTGTGGGGCATTTTGGAAGGTTGCAACCCCGTGAGCAATGCGTGGGGTGGGCAAGGGACGCCAAGCATTAAAGCCACAGCGTGTGTCAGCTCAGTGTCCCCACTGCTGCGTAGTCAGTATGGGGGGTCCTCGAACGCCCTGCAATGGATTCACTTCCTGAGTGGCAGGAGTCCCTGCCTGGGCTTGTGCAGCTCTTGGAGTCTCCCACagtgaggcaaaaaaaaaaaaaaagagaaaagcagtaaATGGAGCATGGAAACTCTCCAAACACAGGCAGCCTGCAAGGGAGATCAAGGGAAAACAAGGCCAAAAGGAACCACTTTagggcacagccaggagccTGGCTATGACATTGACTAGGCAAGATTAGAACCTTTCTGGAGCTGCTTTGCATTCCCGCCTTTCTGTGTGCTCTGTGGTGTGCCTGACTtgcctgtgccagccctgctccaccACAGGAGCTCCCAGGAGGTCCCATCTGAGCCTTGTCTTGGAATTAATCCTTCTCATTCATTGCTGTCTGCTAAACCCTACCAGACTTCTGATGAAACCAGGCTGGCTTGGATGCAGTTTATTGTTCTCCAGCTGCAGGATCACACAGTCAGAATTTCTTGTGTTGCGGTAAGACAACAGGCTCAGGATCATTCCTTAAGTCTTGCTGCATAGTAGTCCCCTGTCACCCCAGCAGCTGAAGCTATCCCTGCATCTCAGTCCCTCACACTGTCTGAACTTCTCAGTCACCAATTTCCCTCCTTCCTTAACCTTTCTCAACTCATCCATATCCTGAGGGAGACCCAGAGGACGTGGTGGGCTGCCTGTATTTCATGCTGTGGGTTGTGTGGGACTAGGCAGCTCCTCTTTGTGCCAGGATGCCCTGGGCTTGGCACATGCACTGAGCTGCAAATAGGACTCAGCAGGGAAGCTGTGAAACTCTTGCAGCCTCCTGGATGGTGGAACCTGGGCAAGGAAGGAGTTGAAGGGCAGTGTCACTTATAATTTGGATCAGGTACTGGAGAAGCATGGAGTCAGACCTTTTGCTTTACTGCAGGCCAGCCGTTGTGCGAGATGCTGCCAAGTGCTGGTGTCTATTACTTCCCATGGGAGATCAACAGCTCAGTCCCCGAGGGGACAACACTGAGGACATTTGGCAGGTGAGAAGGGTACCCTGCTCTCCTTGCAGGCCAGGCCTTTCCTTCACTGGCTGAGCACCCCCCCGCCTTGGTTTGTAATTGGATTTCTGCACAGCTGAGCTTCCTAAATTGATCATTCCTAGGTTATGCTGCTACGACCTGGCCCGGTCTGAAGCCATTCTCACCACTCAGCACAACTCAGCTCAGTACCAAGTCTGTGTTGACACCAAGTTTGTGGAGCCATTCCAAGCCCAAGTGGGATCTTTCTACAtggtcctgggagaggctgAACACAGGGAAGGTAAATGCTCCAGGAGCTGGTGCCCTTTGCTCTTCATGGTACATCAGCTCCTTCAGGGCTCCCTTAGTCACTGAGGGCAGCCTGGGCCAAGCCAGTTCATCTCATGCAGTTCCTCCAGTCACACGAGTGTGTGATTTAAGGTAGGAGCAgcctctctgtccctgctcacCATCAGAAGAGCCACCATTGGTGAAAATCTGGTCCTCTGGCACAGATTTTTTTAGAAACAAGAAGTACTTCAGCAGCATTGTTGAGCTTGCAAAACCTGTGCTAAAAAGCCTGGCATCACTGCCAGCCGCCACACCGACCGCCTTCACCCCAAATGTGGCAGATTGCAGCAATACCTCATTGCAAGTGGCTGGGTTGGTCTTTGCCATCCTTGAGAGGCTCTAATTATTATCCCTGCCCTCAGACACGTGAGGAAGGCTCTGTCATGTGGGTCACCCTGTTGTCTTCTCCTGGGGTGCCCTGCATTCCAGCTGCTTGGTGCTTTGTGGGGAGCTGATCTGAGCTGGGCCATGGGATAGTGAAGCAAATTCTTTGTTATCTTGGCCACACCTGATAAAAAGCATTTGCATTCATGCCATAGAAGTCCTCACTGGCATGTGCAAAGCCACACTGCACGTGGCCTCTAGAGAGTGACCTGCTAAGCCGCTGCTGCAAAATTGCTTTAGAAGTTGTTATTTTGGTCATCCCAGCCTAGGAGTGAATTGGCCCCATTTTGCAGGGGTGGAAGGAGAGCAGACTGAGATGGTGGCTGTGTCACTAAGGCTGTGTCACCAAGGCTATGTCACCTGCCAGGGCCCCTTCTGTGCAGCTCCATGTTACCACTTGAATGCTACCAATGAACTGGTGGTTGTAGCCAGCTTTGAGCCTCTTCTAAGCCCTCTTGTCTGCACAGGGGCATTCAGAAATGAGCTCAGACCCatcactgctgcttttcagaCAGGGAAAACCAAAGTGCATCCTGCCACAACAGAGACAGATGCTGCATGGCAGGCACTGGCACTGTTCGCCAGTGCAAGGGGAGTGCAGTGTCAGTCACCAGCATTTTGTAGCCATCAGGGCAGAGGGAAAGCACGTCACTGAATTAAGCTGGTCCTGCTGCTCACATCAGTGGCAGCATGTGGCCAGTCCAGCCTCCTGGAAGTTCTCAGGCTATGGTTATTTGCCCAGCTGGAGTCATATGTTGCCTGAAGGAACTCTCTGCCTCAAAGCTGCTctgtctgttttcctttctccagaAACTTCCAGTCCTGTGGTGAAAGCACGGATATTGACCTGCGTGGAAGGGATGAATGTGCCCCTGCTGGAACAAGCCATACAGGAGCAGAGGAAATACTTCAAcgagaggcaggagcagaggggaaacAGCACATCctgacagcagctctgagaccagCCACACACTGGTCCTTGGACTACTATTTGGAACAAATATGTTAAAAGTAAATTAGGAAGTGGGTTTGCTGTGGCAAACAGTGAAGTCACTGAGCAAGGAAACACTTGAAGACTGTGAGTCAGTGTGTAACTGTGGGCTGTCCATTCCTGCCTCAGGTGTCATCACCAAAAACAGCTCTGGGAAGcaggtttgttgtttgtttgaaagGGTGGTTAAGGAAGGGGAACACTTGGCTTATACTGGTCCTTCTGTAATGCACGACCTGAAGAAGTCAGAAGAAGTAGTCTCTGAATCTGGAGCTAAGCAGCTCACCTTTGGCAGATGGGGGAAGAGGGCATTAGCACAAAGTTCATtagccctgcctggctgcaggcCCATGAGTGCATGTGCTGGGGTACCCTGACTCAGCTGCCACGCAGGAGCATTCCTGGCAAAACACTCATGGATCTGGACTGACCAAAGAAacaagaagaacaaagagtCCCTATTTTCAGTAGCACCTGCCTCTTCAGGTAGGAAGAACTGGTATCCAAGGGGAGGATTAATTCTAactctaaaataaatatttgcagtaCCCTGAGAACCACCACTTGACTTTCTTCCTTGACACAGCTAAGTTTAAGAGCCCTTAAATCACTATTTTTGAAGTAGCTAAAATTTTGATTGAAATTTTCCtaaataaagatgaaaaaagaaGGCAGCCTGTCTTTTATTGATTAAATCCCTCTTTCTTGCCAAGTCAAGTGTGTTAGCCCCTACACAAACCCTACAGATGATGTAAGAAAATTaagttttcctccttttcctccttctcctaaGTACTGGGTGTGTAAGGAAGGGACTGGCTTTAAAAAAGCTGTAAGAAAAGGAGATGAAGTTACATCCGAGTCACTCTGGTTGAAGAACATGGTTCCAGGCCCACCCAGCTGAATTAAATCATTGACAAAAGAACAGAACATTGCTAATATCAGATGAGAATCGAATGTTTGTGCAAGGGAGAGAAGAGTCTCCTGCACTGTAGAAATCCCCAGATCTGGAGTGAGCTGTGCTTGTGGTTTGCAAGGGAATGCAGCCACCTCCAGCCTTTTCTGCTTGCACCCAAAGATTTTGAGCTGCTGGCTCAGCAATGGGCTAAATCAGCCCTTTTTTAGGTCACCTAAAAGTTGGGGTCTTCCCTGTGGGCCCATGCAGCTGCAATGTCCATGCCCACCCAGAAACATGGAGCCCCTAAGTCCTCCAGATGAAATTCCCTTTGCCTCTGCCTTTCCTGGTGCCACAATACATAAGATTATTTTAATCTTGTCTTCTGTCAGCTATCAAGTCAATGATTAATTCCTCCTCAAGGACATCTCCTGAAAGGCtgacagagcagcacagcccacgCTGGGGAGGTTCAAGGGACAATTGTGCAAgacaaaataaaagggaaaaaaaaagacaaaaataaagacaaaataaaacccagtaaaaaagacatttctgctGGGTGTTTGCCCTCAGCGTGTCCCAGGGAGCCGTAATTATGAACCCAATTACTCCACTGtgcagatggagcaggagagcttccCCTGGCCCTGTGCAGTTCTTGTTGCCCTTCCCCAGGCCCCAAAGTACCTCTTTACATCCATTTTCCTCAATTTTTGCCTGTAGCCAGCACACTGCACAACCTGGGCAACAGAACAACCAACGCTGGCTAGCTCCTGTTTGGCTCTGTCCACCTGAAGCCCCCCCGGCCACCCCAGACCCCACCAGGCAGCCCTGTCCACTCACAGCTGCCCCAGGCAGGTCCCTGAGGTGTCCCTCAAGGCTGAAGGAGCAGCAAGGTGGGACCCAGACCCTGGCAGCACCTCAGAGAACACCCAGGGGGCTCAAACGCTTTCCCCACACTCACCTTTTtgtttcccgctttttttttctcccctcagaGCACAGTGCCGGCCACCCCCACTGCCGTcaccaggcagaggcagccccaTGGAGGCCATCCAGGAGTCGTTCCAGAAGGTGGAGAAGATTGGAGAGGGCACTTACGGTGTGGTGTACAAGGCTCGCAACAAGCGCACAGGGCAGCTGGTGGCCCTGAAGAAGATCCGCCTGGACGCGTGAGTGGGGCAAAGCCCTGGGCCCACCATGGTGCCAGGCCGGTGCCCGGTGTGGTGTGAGAGGCACAAAAAAGCCTGacatgaggggggaaaaaggtgtCTCTAGGATTAAAATAATCTTATGTATTGTGGCACCAGGAAAGGCAGAGCCAAAGGGAATGTTGTCTGGAGGGCTTGGGGACTCCATGTCTCATGGGCATGGCAGCTGTGTGGGTCCACAGGGAAGACCCCAACTTTCACGTGACTTGAAAAAGGGCTGATTTAACCCATTGCTGAGCCAGCAGCTCAAAATCTTTGAGTGCAAGTGTTTAAGGCCTGACCTGGCACCGCTTGGCCCCGGGTccatggcacagggcagggggaaGCAGGTGCCATGTTGTGAGGGAGTGTCTccctcagggctgtgctgtggggGTTGGGCAGGGTCAGCCTCGGCCCTCCAGGGTGGGACTGAGCAGGTAAAAGCTTATTGTTATTCCCCTGGGTCGGCCCTGAGCTGTCTGCACAGTGGGGGTGTCTGTGTGGACCTGGAGCCAATATGCTGGGGCTACACTCCATGGTGGCCCCTCAGGCTGGGGGAGGTGGCTGCCTGAGGGGCAAAGAGCTTTCATTTCCTCCCACCTCCAAAAAGAAAGACCTGAGTATTCAATACATTATTGCTTCTCAAAATGCACCCTCAGGTGCTTCCAAACAAGCTCTGCCCCAAGGCCTGCATGTCTAGGTCATCCTCTCCACCTCCTTGCCCACAACTTCATTTTCCCTGCCTCACCCAAGCACGCCCCAGCCACTGCTCCACCCCAAACTCAAATGCTCCCTTGGGGTGCAGTGGAAGAAGGAAGGGACACAGAGCCCCATTGGGCTGTGGGATCCCCCTGGGCTATGGGGTGCTGTACAGCCCGTCTCTGCCACAGGGAGTCGgagggtgtccccagcactgcGATCCGAGAAATCTCActgctgaaggagctgaagcaCCCCAACATAGTCAGGTAAGACCTGGATGAACCCTCCCCAACAGCTCATCCAtgagctcctgctccaggagcagacAGCAAGGGGTTTTTTCTGTCCTTCCCCAACTGCACAGGCAGGAGCAAAATACACAGGAAAATGCAGGAATCACTTGCACTTCCCTGGCTTTCAGCAATACATCATGGCTCTGCCACTTCAGCAAcacactgctgctgccccataCTAGATGCTGCCCTTAAactgctcctctctgctccaaAGGACGAGAGGCATGCGTGGGAGGAGGGATGCTTGGGTATTTGCAGAGGTCTGGAGCAGATACTGAAGGGAGAGACTTCTTTTACAGGCTCCTAGATGTCATACACAGCCAGAAGAAGCTCTATATAGTGTTTGAGTATCTGAATCAGGACCTGAAGAAGTACATGGACTCATGCCAAGCTGGAGACCTTCCTTTAAGCTTGGTCAAGGTACAGTGAGAAAGGGTTGCCAACAGGAAGGGCAGACAGCATGTCCCTGGTGCCTTCTGCTGGGCAGAGCCATCTCAGAGCTGCTCAGACTGGGCCCGGAAATTATTCCTCAGCCTCCCAGATCTCAAACATTTCAGCTGGGAAACCCTCATGGCACTATTGCTCAGTAACGATTATTTCCAAACCGTTTCCAGGCCCTCCAGCCCATCTTGCTGCAGAACAAAGGCGGGATGTGTTGCTAATTGCCTTTTTAGAGTAATGGGTGGGTGGAAGGGACTGACAGTGCCTGGATTAGTGTCTCTCTGTCCCCACGTGGCACGGCAGCAGTTTGTGTGTATCCCTGAGTAGTGGCCCATAAGCCTGATGCTGCACTGTAGCAAGCACTTTCCTCCCGTTCAGATCTCTAAGTGATCCAAAGTGTGTTGGTTCACATGATCCAAAGTGTTTTCATCGTGGCCTTATCTGAAATCTCTTCTCTCCTTAGAACTacctttcccagctgctgcagggtgtGAGCTTCTGCCACTCGCACAGGGTCATCCACAGGGACTTGAAGCCACAGAACTTGCTCATTAACGAAGCAGGAGCAATCAAGCTGGCTGATTTTGGACTGGCAAGAGCTTTCGGGGTCCCGCTACGCACATACACTCATGAGGTAGTGTCGAGGCTCCCTCAGTAGGGTACACAATCCAGAGTGggtgaacagcagcagcagcagaagttgGTCATCCATAACAGGCACAGCCATGCCCAGGAATGTGCTCTTAACCTCACCTGCAGCCTAAAGGATTACCTCATGTCCCCACAAGGTGTGCTGGCTGGCTCTACCCAAgcctggctgccagctgagcTCCCACCTTCTCTGCACAGGGTACATTTATTTGTTCCAGAGTGTGTTGTTGAAGAATGTTCTGGTAATCCCAACCTTGCTGGCACTGAAGTGTCTGTAAATTCAGCAAGGCCTTAGCATGCTTGATTTGTACAGTCACTGCATTACAGCTGAGAAGGGAGGGTATCACACCTCTGGTTTCATCCAGGGAACCGGACACAGCCTGTTTGTTGGTTCCTTTCCAGGTGGTGACTCTGTGGTACCGAGCCCCTGAGATACTGCTGGGATGCAGATACTACTCAACCCCTGTGGATATCTGGAGCATCGGCTGCATCTTTGCAGAAATGGTAGGATGGGTTTAAATCATCTCTTTCATGAGCcagaggaggcagctgcagtgggaaggagggatgaGATACAGAACATCTGGGATACTCTGTTCCCACCCTGTCCTGAGGTGTGCTTTGTGGAAAGTCCACCCCAAGGGTTAGCTGGTTCTTATCTCAGAAGGAAATCTACCACCCTCGGGGGCCTGGCAGAAGGCTGCAGTTCCAAGTACCTGGGAACACAATGGCTCTCCTTGCAGAAGGGTAACTTCAGCCTTATTGCTGCAGCATTTTGATCCTGGGAGGGGATGACTCTCTTCCAGATGTCCCCATGGTGGGCTGCAGAGAACTAGCACTCTCATGGCACGGCAAAGTAGATCTCCTAGGGGTCCATACTCCTCCTGGAAGAGCTCTGGTTAGCCCTGCAATATAATAACACTTCCTCATTCCCAAAGtcccagagcaggcaggagggagCTAGCCAAGAGTGGGTGTTAGGAAACTGGAGGCAAAGAGAAATCAGGGATTGGCAGAAAGAGGACAGCCCCAAGGTGGCGTGGATCCATggagaggagctggagacaagCAGTCAGACACCTGTGATTTTCCTAACCTCTGCCTGGCAGAATCACTGCATTGTGACTGCCCTGGTCCATGCAGTTGTTTGCACGTGCTGGGACAGAGGGTGGCTTGCAGCAGGAAATAGGGCACACACAGCTGATGGAAAGGTGAGAactggctttttcttttcttctcccagaTGACCAGGAAGGCCCTTTTTCCAGGGGACTGTGAGATCGATCAGCTCTTCCAGATCTTTCGCATCCTGGGCACCCCCACCGAGGTGACCTGGCCTGGTGTGACTCAGCTCCCTGACTACAAGGGCAGCTTTCCCCGGTGGCCAAGGAAGGACATGAAGGACATTGTTCCCAACTTAGATCGAGATGGGAGGGACTTACTGACGGTGAGTGAGGGCTCAGAACAAGGCCTGGGGATAGACAGGATGTTTTCAAACTGGGCAAGGAATAGGGATATTTGAGATTGAATTACCTGGAAGTGTGTTAGCTGACCTCAGTTGAATGCCCACCTCTGCCATTGCAGAAGAACCGAATAATGGAATAGGGCTCAGTCCTACTCTGAAGAAGGACTGTCATTGCAGGTTCCTCCAGGAACCACTGCATTGGGAGTCAAGAAGCTCTTCTAACATAATCCCCAGATTAAGTTCAGTTGAGGGTGACTCCTGAagcccagagaaggaaaaagtcaGGACCAACATCTGCAACTGCATCCAGCTGCATGCAGGTGCAATCAATCACCCAATTTTAAAATCCTAAATCTGCTGGGTTTTTCTCTTGGCAGCAATTGCTCCTGTATGATCCCAGCAAGCGCATCTCAGCCAAAGCAGCCCTCAACCACCAGTACTTCCTCTGCAGAAACTCTGGGAGCCCTGAACAGCAATCTGTGCTGCGGAGAGACTGCAGATGAGAGGCCATAGCTGTCCTCAAGCTCTTGTACCTCCAGGTAGCACTGCAGATCTGGTCTGGGGCACTTAGCAGGGGCCTGGCTGGAATCCAGGCTCTTGCTTTTCCTGAGgagcctgggaggggacatTCTTGGCATTTAGAGACTTTCAGTCTGTTGCTGGGGGAAAGTTTGGGTTACAGACAGGAGAGCTGTTTTGAAGAGGTCATGTGCAAAAGGTGGGGGTAATTtataaattaattataaatatatatatataaatatttaaaatataatacattaatatatatagaaatatttatatatatataaatataaaataaattaacagcATAAACCACTGAAATGTGGAGAAGAGAGCATCTCTCAGAGGTTTGTCCTTGCATTAATGAGCTAAGGTGACACACAGTGATTTCTGTCTCCAGCACTGGAGCATCCTCAGCTCTGTTGGGCAGTTGCTGGCACCAGGGAAGAGGGTCacttctccctcagccttttGCTGCTGTTATCAGCCAGGCTTCTCAGCACTAGACAAGCTGTTTAGTCTGAGCTGTTTAACAGAGCTGACATCCTGCTCTTTCACAAGCTGAAGAGCACTATCAGGTGTCTTAGTTTGTGCCTTAGCTGGGACCAAGAAGCCAAAAGATCTGGTTAGCATAAAGCAGATCCAGTTAGGATAAAGCACTTGCTGCATATGACTGGAAACAGGGAGCAGCTAAAGCACTGGCTTTCCATCATCATTCCCGATGTAATGCTGTTTCCTTTGCTCTATTGTCTCGGAAATGTTTTTGCTCTTCAAATGTTTGGGGGATTGTCTCTGATTCTTGGTGTGGTTTTGacatcttaatttctttttcttcagtatAAAATAAATACTTGTTATTCGTTCAGAAAGCTTGGTGTTCGTTTTTTGGCAGAGCCCATCAGGCTGGTTACATAGGACAGGTCCTTTTTTTCAGAGAGCCctcccttcctcatctcctgcaCTCTTTCTTTTAtcctttccagcccaaatcctTAGCAGGTGCAGAGATGTGCTCTCAGTCCTGTTGTGGAACTGATACTGAAAGGGTTAATCCAATTTCTACTGTGTCTGTGTACTCTTAGCAAAGAAACAGGGTATGCAGGAGCTGCTTTCTCATCAAGGACAGAAGGAAGATAAGGGGAAGACATCTGCCTTAGGAATGCAGCTACAGCCAAAAAaagattacagaaaaaaactgaACCCAGGAACATGAGGAAGGTTTTATGGTAATGAACAGTTACAACAGACAGCGGTGACTGTATGTGAGGAACGCGCTTGTAGGGAATCGTGTGCACGCCAGGTGGAGCTTATCCCCCGTGCACCAGGCCTGTGATAACTTCTGAATGCTACATTGGTGTTAAGGAGTTTTATTTTACGTGCTTCTTGGTGAATTTCGGTGACAGTTATTGGCCACCCAGATGGGAGCTCACCTCTGAGCCCCGACGGATCTGCAGTTGACAGATCTCCAGCCAGCACCGAGGGGTTCTCGGGGACAATCTCAGCCTCAGACCGTCAGGGGCTCAAGGCAAGATCCCTGGGGTGAGTAAAGGCATCATTTAAATTATCTTGGGGTTATTGACGAGGGGTACAAATCTCTCACAGTTACTGGCGAGAGGTTTGAATCATCCAACAGGGTTCACGTCCCTGGGTAAGCTCACTCAGGACTACGGGGTTTGAGTTCCCTCCGAGGGGTTCCCCTGGGTCGAGAAACTTAAAGCACTGTTGCAGCTGACCAAGGAGACTAAGAACAAGCTCATAACACAGGAACTAAATCATTGCTATACCTGCTTTTGTGGTGGAGTTTGGTTAGATACTCTGAATTCGTTTTGGTCTCTGGGAGTGGTGTGTGTGAGTGGGTTGTGTGTTGATTTGAGTTTGCCAGCCTGTAAAATCAACACTGGGACGCCTGTGATATAAAGCTCGTTTGCTGAAAGAGTGTTGGAACTTAACTGTCTGTTGGGGTTTCGATTATTGATTTGTTTTTTGTGCGCGCGGCCGAACTCGCATTTGTGGACGCGCAGCGCCCTCTCGCTTCAGTGCGCGCCGGGCTCCCGGCGCGAGTGGGAGCGGGCGGGCAGGCGGGGGCACCCCCGGTTGCAGCTCAGCTCTTCCCCCGCCGCCGTCTTGGCTccggggagaggaagaggaagagggaaaagagagaagagaaggagaagagaaaagagaccAACTGCTGTGACTCGCAGCACAGCAGGCCGGCCCCGGGAAGCAGCCGCAGGGGCTCCCCGCGCCCAGGTAAGCGTTGTATTCGCTTTCCAGCCGTTGTTATATACTTGTATTATTGAGTATGGGGGTGGTCTGTTCTAAAGCTAGAGTGGGAAATGATATCCCGAATTCTCCATTGAAATGTATATTGAACCACTGGGAAAAGATGAGAGGAGACTCACTACTTAAATCCTAACTAATCCAATATTGTGGCCAGTGTATAAACTGGACAATGAGGCAAAGTGGCCGGAGAAAGACACCTTAGATTATCACGCCCTGCTACAGCTGAGGCTGTTCTGTAGAAGGGAGGAGAAATGGAATGAGATGCCTTACGTAGATCTGTTCTTTAAGAAACCATCTGGAATTGCAAAGGGGGTGCCTACCCA encodes:
- the TEN1 gene encoding CST complex subunit TEN1 isoform X2, whose amino-acid sequence is MLPSAGVYYFPWEINSSVPEGTTLRTFGRLCCYDLARSEAILTTQHNSAQYQVCVDTKFVEPFQAQVGSFYMVLGEAEHREETSSPVVKARILTCVEGMNVPLLEQAIQEQRKYFNERQEQRGNSTS
- the TEN1 gene encoding CST complex subunit TEN1 isoform X1; its protein translation is MILFVRKCIKCTLSVLQPWLSHLAAQCDSGAKPERYRTAFALLEVQKCPCFLNVRCGGDARSCRERGGQPLCEMLPSAGVYYFPWEINSSVPEGTTLRTFGRLCCYDLARSEAILTTQHNSAQYQVCVDTKFVEPFQAQVGSFYMVLGEAEHREETSSPVVKARILTCVEGMNVPLLEQAIQEQRKYFNERQEQRGNSTS
- the CDK3 gene encoding cyclin-dependent kinase 3, giving the protein MEAIQESFQKVEKIGEGTYGVVYKARNKRTGQLVALKKIRLDAESEGVPSTAIREISLLKELKHPNIVRLLDVIHSQKKLYIVFEYLNQDLKKYMDSCQAGDLPLSLVKNYLSQLLQGVSFCHSHRVIHRDLKPQNLLINEAGAIKLADFGLARAFGVPLRTYTHEVVTLWYRAPEILLGCRYYSTPVDIWSIGCIFAEMMTRKALFPGDCEIDQLFQIFRILGTPTEVTWPGVTQLPDYKGSFPRWPRKDMKDIVPNLDRDGRDLLTQLLLYDPSKRISAKAALNHQYFLCRNSGSPEQQSVLRRDCR